Proteins encoded together in one Desulfovibrio sp. UCD-KL4C window:
- a CDS encoding site-specific integrase — MTKWLTSTYPGVRCRDHTTRKNGRVKMDRYFAIRFQIDGERKEEGLGWASEGWTAEKAADELAKLKRAARSGSGPRTLREVRKAKEREISEQKSREISLNSYYYEYYLPFAKQSKPGSWDKEESHMRLHIDPVLGNVLLCDIQIPHWDDLVLALSKKKLSQRSIEYITGSLRRVLKHALRRKIVTIPPPSGKDIGATAPKNNRRQRIITPAERRKIMSTLEEQDHSSWMITQFAFLTGCRAGEAFKLEWRNVSSTHVIFEKTKNAESRCIPISGPLAELISELQRTSPIEKVFLNSRGLPYNEAPTAFARVTNSLGFNEGRDRLDRISFHTIRHTVATELAKVLDLRSLMDVMGWKVPAMALRYMHGDEEAARSALDMLGDSGDGGKVIPFRKRG; from the coding sequence ATGACAAAGTGGCTTACATCAACGTATCCCGGGGTTCGGTGCAGGGATCATACAACCCGTAAAAACGGTCGTGTGAAGATGGATAGATACTTCGCTATACGCTTTCAGATAGATGGAGAGCGTAAAGAGGAAGGGTTAGGTTGGGCATCTGAAGGATGGACAGCAGAGAAGGCTGCTGACGAGTTGGCAAAGCTTAAAAGGGCAGCAAGATCTGGAAGTGGACCACGCACATTGCGTGAAGTTCGTAAGGCCAAAGAACGGGAAATTAGTGAACAGAAGTCTCGAGAAATTTCTCTTAATAGTTACTATTATGAATATTATTTACCTTTTGCAAAGCAAAGTAAGCCTGGATCTTGGGATAAAGAAGAATCTCATATGCGTCTCCACATTGATCCTGTGCTGGGGAATGTGCTTCTCTGCGATATTCAGATTCCTCATTGGGATGATCTCGTTCTCGCCTTGAGTAAGAAAAAACTGTCTCAGAGATCTATAGAATATATTACTGGATCTCTGCGCCGTGTTTTGAAACATGCGCTACGCCGAAAGATTGTGACTATACCTCCACCATCTGGAAAAGACATTGGAGCCACTGCACCAAAGAACAACCGCAGACAGAGAATCATTACTCCTGCTGAGCGTAGAAAGATTATGTCCACCCTCGAAGAGCAGGATCATTCGTCATGGATGATTACGCAGTTTGCTTTTCTTACAGGCTGTAGGGCAGGGGAAGCCTTCAAGCTAGAGTGGCGCAATGTCAGTTCCACCCATGTTATTTTCGAAAAGACCAAGAACGCTGAGTCAAGGTGTATTCCCATTTCTGGTCCGCTGGCAGAACTCATATCCGAATTGCAGCGCACTAGCCCTATAGAAAAGGTTTTCCTGAACAGCAGGGGGCTTCCCTATAATGAAGCTCCCACTGCATTTGCCCGTGTAACCAACAGTCTTGGGTTCAACGAAGGGCGAGATAGATTGGACCGTATCAGTTTTCATACAATTCGACATACCGTAGCAACCGAACTGGCAAAGGTACTGGATCTTCGTTCTCTTATGGATGTCATGGGCTGGAAAGTTCCGGCTATGGCTTTACGCTATATGCACGGCGATGAGGAGGCTGCACGGTCAGCTCTTGATATGCTTGGTGATAGCGGAGATGGTGGTAAGGTGATTCCTTTTCGGAAGCGGGGGTAG